In Maylandia zebra isolate NMK-2024a linkage group LG12, Mzebra_GT3a, whole genome shotgun sequence, a single genomic region encodes these proteins:
- the fbxo21 gene encoding F-box only protein 21 isoform X1 has product MATPVDGEGQPSLNGTIPDPQTKKLTDLPTELLEHILCFPVLKHVDICNVSCCCKRLHDVCHGRGKVWGHQYKLRWPRLQRFYRQNESCDWLREYKTRHRVGIQIRRTVESISKRFFTEVPCVGQVLGDSFAEIESLGMPEHFCEDELLFILNSDKRKSLTLKYYAKKILYFLRQQNILKSLKNFLEQPTEQQSALEGAVLVDQYCNPLADVTLDSISAQLDEITEKVKKMLRIKNPSHPSLRIAQGNCSVVEDFELQRQVICALNSVLYEQLQYKGNECDYYNPLNSYIHQVLLRRTGIPISLSVLYMTLAQRLGVQLEPVNFPNHFLLRWCQKPTGTEDIYDFVYIDAFGKGKQLTAKECEYLIGHQVTADYYSAISTTEVLLRMVGNLLNIGKRGEGNEKSYQLLRDSLDLYLTINPDNVQYLLLQARLYFHLGIWPEKVLDILQHIQALDPSQHGAVGYLVQHTLEHIQHKKHPVTPEVKRRSAPEHLEVQYSVGLIMKHKRSGYNCVIYGWDPKCTMSPEWISTMRVHQLSNGANQPFYNVLVQDGTCRYAAQENLEPHSAPLEIGHPEVGRYFSEFADTYYVANEELQTRYPEDMDETLCTVREFYHRLTPSAGNQEEAPTTDQNNQQAMSM; this is encoded by the exons ATGGCGACGCCTGTGGATGGAGAGGGACAGCCAAGTCTAAATGGGACTATTCCCGacccccaaacaaaaaaactgacagacctgCCGACCGAGTTGCTCGAACACATCCTGTGCTTCCCTGTCCTCAAACATGTCGACATTTGTAACGTCTCCTGTTGCTGCAAGCGGCTACACGACGTTTGTCATGGAAGGGGGAAGGTCTGGGGACACCAGTATAAACTcag ATGGCCAAGACTGCAGAGGTTTTATCGTCAGAATGAGTCTTGTGACTGGCTCAGAGAATACAAAACACGCCATAGAGTTGGGATACAAATACGAAGGACTGTGGAATCGATCTCAAAGAGATTCTTCACAGAAGTT CCTTGCGTTGGTCAGGTGCTGGGAGACAGCTTTGCAGAAATTGAGTCACTTGGAATGCCTGAGCACTTCTGTGAAGATGAGCTGCTCTTCATACTCAACTCTGACAAGAG GAAAAGCCTGACCCTGAAGTACTATGCAAAGAAAATCCTTTACTTCCTGAGACAGCAAAACATCCTGAAGAGTCTGAAGAATTTCCTGGAGCAGCCCACAGAGCAGCAGTCAGCTCTAGAAG gTGCTGTACTAGTTGATCAGTATTGTAACCCACTGGCTGATGTTACACTTGACAGCATATCAGCCCAGCTGGATGAAATCACAGAGAAAGTCAAGAAGATGCTGAGGATCAAGAACCCATCTCACCCCAGCCTGCGTATTGCCCAAG GTAACTGTTCTGTTGTAGAGGACTTTGAGCTCCAGAGACAGGTCATTTGTGCCCTTAACTCTGTCCTGTATGAGCAGCTTCAATACAAAGGCAATGAGTGTGACTACTACAACCCCCTCAACTCTTATATCCACCAG GTGCTACTACGTCGTACAGGCATTCCCATAAGCCTCTCCGTTCTCTACATGACATTGGCCCAGAGGCTCGGTGTTCAGCTGGAACCCGTCAACTTTCCCAATCACTTCCTGCTGCGCTGGTGCCAGAAACCGACAGG GACTGAGGATATCTATGACTTTGTCTACATTGATGCCTTTGGAAAAGGCAAGCAGCTGACAGCAAAGGAGTGCGAGTACCTCATCGGCCACCAGGTTACAGCAGATTACTACAGTGCCATAAGCACCACAGAGGTGCTGCTTAGGATGGTGGGAAACCTGCTTAACATCGGCAAGAGAGG TGAGGGCAATGAAAAATCCTACCAGCTACTCCGAGACTCTCTGGACCTCTACCTCACAATCAACCCAGATAATGTGCAGTATTTGCTGCTGCAGGCACGCCTCTACTTCCACCTGGGAATCTGGCCAGAAAAG GTGCTTGACATCCTGCAGCATATTCAGGCACTGGATCCCTCCCAGCACGGAGCGGTGGGTTACTTGGTGCAACATACGCTGGAGCACATCCAGCACAAGAAACACCCTGTGACACCCGAGGTGAAGAGGCGTAGTGCTCCAGAACACCTGGAAGTCCAGTATTCAGTCGGCCTTATTATGAAACACAAGCG CTCTGGGTATAACTGTGTGATCTATGGATGGGACCCTAAATGTACAATGAGTCCAGAGTGGATCTCCACCATGAGGGTCCATCAGCTGTCCAATGGGGCTAATCAGCCTTTCTACAATGTACTCGTGCAGGATGGGACTTGCCGCTATGCAGCACAAG AGAACCTGGAGCCTCACTCAGCCCCCCTGGAGATTGGCCACCCAGAGGTGGGTCGCTACTTCTCCGAGTTTGCTGACACCTACTATGTTGCCAATGAAGAACTGCAGACACGATACCCAGAGGACATGGATGAAACCTTGTGTACAGTCCGGGAGTTCTATCACAGACTGACACCCAGTGCTGGGAACCAAGAAGAAGCTCCTACCACAGACCAAAACAACCAACAAGCCATGTCTATGTAG
- the fbxo21 gene encoding F-box only protein 21 isoform X2, protein MATPVDGEGQPSLNGTIPDPQTKKLTDLPTELLEHILCFPVLKHVDICNVSCCCKRLHDVCHGRGKVWGHQYKLRWPRLQRFYRQNESCDWLREYKTRHRVGIQIRRTVESISKRFFTEVVLGDSFAEIESLGMPEHFCEDELLFILNSDKRKSLTLKYYAKKILYFLRQQNILKSLKNFLEQPTEQQSALEGAVLVDQYCNPLADVTLDSISAQLDEITEKVKKMLRIKNPSHPSLRIAQGNCSVVEDFELQRQVICALNSVLYEQLQYKGNECDYYNPLNSYIHQVLLRRTGIPISLSVLYMTLAQRLGVQLEPVNFPNHFLLRWCQKPTGTEDIYDFVYIDAFGKGKQLTAKECEYLIGHQVTADYYSAISTTEVLLRMVGNLLNIGKRGEGNEKSYQLLRDSLDLYLTINPDNVQYLLLQARLYFHLGIWPEKVLDILQHIQALDPSQHGAVGYLVQHTLEHIQHKKHPVTPEVKRRSAPEHLEVQYSVGLIMKHKRSGYNCVIYGWDPKCTMSPEWISTMRVHQLSNGANQPFYNVLVQDGTCRYAAQENLEPHSAPLEIGHPEVGRYFSEFADTYYVANEELQTRYPEDMDETLCTVREFYHRLTPSAGNQEEAPTTDQNNQQAMSM, encoded by the exons ATGGCGACGCCTGTGGATGGAGAGGGACAGCCAAGTCTAAATGGGACTATTCCCGacccccaaacaaaaaaactgacagacctgCCGACCGAGTTGCTCGAACACATCCTGTGCTTCCCTGTCCTCAAACATGTCGACATTTGTAACGTCTCCTGTTGCTGCAAGCGGCTACACGACGTTTGTCATGGAAGGGGGAAGGTCTGGGGACACCAGTATAAACTcag ATGGCCAAGACTGCAGAGGTTTTATCGTCAGAATGAGTCTTGTGACTGGCTCAGAGAATACAAAACACGCCATAGAGTTGGGATACAAATACGAAGGACTGTGGAATCGATCTCAAAGAGATTCTTCACAGAAGTT GTGCTGGGAGACAGCTTTGCAGAAATTGAGTCACTTGGAATGCCTGAGCACTTCTGTGAAGATGAGCTGCTCTTCATACTCAACTCTGACAAGAG GAAAAGCCTGACCCTGAAGTACTATGCAAAGAAAATCCTTTACTTCCTGAGACAGCAAAACATCCTGAAGAGTCTGAAGAATTTCCTGGAGCAGCCCACAGAGCAGCAGTCAGCTCTAGAAG gTGCTGTACTAGTTGATCAGTATTGTAACCCACTGGCTGATGTTACACTTGACAGCATATCAGCCCAGCTGGATGAAATCACAGAGAAAGTCAAGAAGATGCTGAGGATCAAGAACCCATCTCACCCCAGCCTGCGTATTGCCCAAG GTAACTGTTCTGTTGTAGAGGACTTTGAGCTCCAGAGACAGGTCATTTGTGCCCTTAACTCTGTCCTGTATGAGCAGCTTCAATACAAAGGCAATGAGTGTGACTACTACAACCCCCTCAACTCTTATATCCACCAG GTGCTACTACGTCGTACAGGCATTCCCATAAGCCTCTCCGTTCTCTACATGACATTGGCCCAGAGGCTCGGTGTTCAGCTGGAACCCGTCAACTTTCCCAATCACTTCCTGCTGCGCTGGTGCCAGAAACCGACAGG GACTGAGGATATCTATGACTTTGTCTACATTGATGCCTTTGGAAAAGGCAAGCAGCTGACAGCAAAGGAGTGCGAGTACCTCATCGGCCACCAGGTTACAGCAGATTACTACAGTGCCATAAGCACCACAGAGGTGCTGCTTAGGATGGTGGGAAACCTGCTTAACATCGGCAAGAGAGG TGAGGGCAATGAAAAATCCTACCAGCTACTCCGAGACTCTCTGGACCTCTACCTCACAATCAACCCAGATAATGTGCAGTATTTGCTGCTGCAGGCACGCCTCTACTTCCACCTGGGAATCTGGCCAGAAAAG GTGCTTGACATCCTGCAGCATATTCAGGCACTGGATCCCTCCCAGCACGGAGCGGTGGGTTACTTGGTGCAACATACGCTGGAGCACATCCAGCACAAGAAACACCCTGTGACACCCGAGGTGAAGAGGCGTAGTGCTCCAGAACACCTGGAAGTCCAGTATTCAGTCGGCCTTATTATGAAACACAAGCG CTCTGGGTATAACTGTGTGATCTATGGATGGGACCCTAAATGTACAATGAGTCCAGAGTGGATCTCCACCATGAGGGTCCATCAGCTGTCCAATGGGGCTAATCAGCCTTTCTACAATGTACTCGTGCAGGATGGGACTTGCCGCTATGCAGCACAAG AGAACCTGGAGCCTCACTCAGCCCCCCTGGAGATTGGCCACCCAGAGGTGGGTCGCTACTTCTCCGAGTTTGCTGACACCTACTATGTTGCCAATGAAGAACTGCAGACACGATACCCAGAGGACATGGATGAAACCTTGTGTACAGTCCGGGAGTTCTATCACAGACTGACACCCAGTGCTGGGAACCAAGAAGAAGCTCCTACCACAGACCAAAACAACCAACAAGCCATGTCTATGTAG
- the tesca gene encoding tescalcin a: MGASQTRPEHNYDDLTDKSGFSQEQIKNLYQRFQQLSGNHEKISRDDLERIPALNNNPIRKQIITAFFDKRNQHQNDVGSLDEIGFEQFLMVMSHFRPVNSTATEEEKVTVRKQKLRFLFNMHDTDNDGIITLDEYRTVVEELLSQSGAIETEVARSIADAAMLEVASTNVPHMAPDDFYEGITFEHFEQILKGIEMESRMSIRFLDMNTATMRCGKLSS, from the exons ATGGGAGCTTCGCAGACGCGCCCCGAGCACAACTACGACGATCTGACTGACAAAAGTGGAT TTTCACAGGAGCAGATCAAAAATCTTTACCAGAGATTCCAGCAGCTGAGTGGAAATCATGAAAAAATAAG CCGAGATGACCTGGAGCGCATACCGGCCCTGAACAACAACCCAATCAGAAAGCAAATTATTACTGCATTCTTTGATAAAAG GAACCAGCATCAGAATGATGTTGGCTCCCTTGACGAGATTGGCTTTGAGCAGTTCCTCATGGTCATGTCCCACTTCCGCCCTGTGAATTCAACAGCGACAGAAGAAGAGAAGGTGACtgtaagaaaacaaaagctTCGCT tCCTGTTCAACATGCACGACACAGACAATGATGGCATTATTACTCTGGATGAGTACAGGACG GTGGTAGAGGAGCTGCTGTCTCAAAGCGGAGCCATTGAGACCGAGGTTGCCAGGTCGATAGCAGATGCTGCCATGCTGGAGGTGGCAAGCACAAATGTGCCCCACATG GCCCCGGATGATTTCTATGAAGGAATCACATTTGAGCATTTTGAACAG ATTTTAAAAGGCATTGAAATGGAGTCCAGGATGTCCATTCGCTTTTTGGACATGAACACCGCAACAATGCGTTGTGGGAAATTAAGCTCTTGA